In Vibrio marisflavi CECT 7928, the following are encoded in one genomic region:
- a CDS encoding SPOR domain-containing protein produces the protein MASKDYVRRGSGQNKKRGSKKKASPSRKPWRSGIIAVILVSAFGYGLYTLSKDPEPPKAVIQPSKSISSKPAAKLPPPPEEKWDYVDTLPNREIEVKAKPLVESKIPYVMQCGAYKTKHQAETRKVDIAFQGLTSNIVKKEGSSWYRVVLGPYKTKRDAEKDKHKLQRVKIQPCAIWKQNQ, from the coding sequence GTGGCAAGTAAAGATTACGTAAGGCGCGGTAGCGGTCAAAACAAAAAGCGTGGTAGCAAGAAAAAGGCGAGCCCAAGCCGCAAACCCTGGCGAAGCGGTATCATTGCCGTCATTTTAGTTTCTGCGTTTGGCTATGGCTTATATACTTTAAGTAAAGATCCCGAACCGCCAAAAGCTGTTATACAGCCAAGTAAGAGTATTAGTTCTAAACCAGCTGCTAAACTACCGCCACCGCCGGAAGAAAAGTGGGATTATGTCGACACATTGCCTAATCGCGAGATTGAGGTAAAAGCAAAACCATTAGTTGAATCTAAGATTCCTTATGTGATGCAATGTGGGGCTTATAAAACCAAGCACCAAGCTGAAACTCGCAAAGTAGACATCGCTTTCCAAGGTTTGACGAGTAATATCGTCAAGAAAGAAGGTAGCTCGTGGTATCGGGTGGTACTAGGTCCATACAAAACAAAGCGGGATGCTGAAAAAGACAAGCACAAACTGCAGCGCGTGAAGATTCAACCCTGCGCGATTTGGAAACAGAACCAATAG
- the cytR gene encoding DNA-binding transcriptional regulator CytR → MATMKDVAQLAGVSTATVSRALMNPEKVSTSTRKRVEDAVLEAGYSPNSLSRNLRRNESKTIVAVVPDICDPYYSDIIRGIEDAAVEHGYTVLLGDSSQQKRKDSTSLASLAFAKQADGILLLGADLPFDVSKSEQKNLPPLVMACEFAPELELPTVHIDNLTAAFEVVNYLTQMGHKRVAQISGPESAAIFKFRSQGYQQALRRAGITMRPNYTVYADYSFEAGAVAVRKLLSLAEPPTAIFCHCDIMAIGAIQEVKRLGLRVPQDLSIVGFDDIQFSQYCDPPLTTIAQPRYEIGRQAMLMILERLRGKDVRAGSRLLETRLVVRNSVAPPRVC, encoded by the coding sequence ATGGCGACAATGAAGGATGTTGCTCAGCTCGCGGGTGTATCAACAGCAACAGTTTCAAGAGCGTTGATGAACCCCGAGAAAGTATCCACGTCTACTCGAAAGCGCGTTGAAGATGCAGTACTAGAAGCGGGCTATTCCCCTAATTCCTTATCTAGGAATTTACGTCGAAACGAATCTAAGACAATCGTCGCAGTCGTACCTGATATTTGTGATCCTTACTATTCCGATATTATTCGTGGTATCGAAGATGCTGCAGTTGAGCATGGCTACACTGTGCTGCTAGGAGATAGCAGTCAGCAAAAGCGTAAAGATTCGACATCCTTAGCCAGTTTAGCTTTTGCTAAGCAAGCTGACGGAATACTTTTGTTAGGTGCAGATCTTCCGTTTGATGTCAGTAAATCCGAGCAGAAAAACCTACCACCTTTAGTTATGGCTTGCGAGTTCGCCCCTGAGCTTGAACTTCCAACTGTGCACATTGACAACTTAACTGCAGCGTTTGAGGTGGTGAACTACCTTACTCAAATGGGGCATAAGAGAGTTGCTCAGATTTCTGGCCCTGAATCTGCCGCTATTTTTAAGTTCCGCTCGCAAGGGTATCAGCAGGCGTTGCGCCGAGCAGGCATTACCATGCGTCCAAACTATACCGTGTATGCTGATTACTCATTTGAAGCTGGCGCGGTTGCTGTACGCAAGCTTCTTTCACTAGCCGAGCCGCCAACGGCGATATTCTGTCATTGTGACATTATGGCAATTGGTGCTATTCAAGAAGTGAAGCGTTTGGGTTTGCGAGTACCACAAGATCTATCAATTGTCGGTTTTGATGATATTCAGTTCTCTCAATATTGCGATCCACCGTTGACCACTATTGCTCAGCCAAGATATGAAATTGGCCGCCAAGCGATGCTAATGATCTTAGAGCGTTTAAGAGGTAAAGACGTTAGGGCAGGTTCTCGACTTCTGGAAACCAGACTTGTGGTAAGAAACAGCGTAGCGCCACCTCGAGTTTGCTAA
- the priA gene encoding primosomal protein N', translating to MQPTIARVALPVPLDKTFDYLLPGGDLPIVGGRVVVPFGRQSLVGIVIEISEKTEVSLQHLKSISQILDRAPVWSTELYELLRWCSQYYVHPLGDVFNIALPGALRKKRRAEFTSIKEWRLTDIGRNQLMSNFGRAVKQAKVMQMLQSGSVSHQEFIDAEVGSTVLKTLQDKGWIESLETLPKIKHWPSAVESEQEKPTLNQEQAIAIAAVNNVEGFACYLLDGVTGSGKTEVYLNLITPVLERGEQALVLVPEIGLTPQTIQRFESRFNVPVEVIHSGLNESERLNAWLSARDKAAGIVIGTRSAVFTPFEHLGIIIVDEEHDASYKQQDTLRYHARDVAIMRAHKERIPIVLGSATPALETIHNALSGKYHHLQLTKRAGNATPTTNKVLDIKGLYLESGLSAPLIAEMRQHLEAGNQVLLFLNRRGFSPALMCHECGWLAECYRCESYYTYYQKNNEMCCHHCGSRKPVVRQCQSCGSSHVVTVGVGTEQLESHLTDLFPEFKSIRIDRDSTRKKGQLESALASILKGEYQILIGTQMLAKGHHFPNVTLVALLDVDGALYSSDFRASERFAQLYTQVAGRAGRASKKGEVVLQTHHPEHSLLQGLLNSPYGQFGKMVLGERKMALLPPFTHLSLLRAEANDSAVAELFLRQVRLTLESNPLFDETCMVLGPTPSPITKRAGKARWQMMLQTSERSLMQKILLSSKPVIQTLPESKKVRWGIDRDPQDLS from the coding sequence ATGCAGCCAACCATCGCAAGAGTAGCGCTCCCTGTGCCACTCGATAAAACTTTTGATTACCTGCTCCCCGGCGGTGATTTGCCTATCGTTGGTGGAAGAGTTGTCGTTCCTTTTGGGCGACAGTCATTGGTTGGTATCGTGATAGAAATATCAGAAAAAACAGAAGTCAGCCTTCAACACCTCAAGTCGATTTCTCAGATCTTAGATCGTGCGCCAGTTTGGTCGACTGAACTGTATGAACTTTTGAGATGGTGCAGTCAGTATTATGTTCACCCGCTGGGCGATGTATTTAACATTGCTCTGCCGGGGGCATTAAGAAAAAAAAGGCGTGCAGAATTTACCAGCATCAAAGAGTGGCGCCTGACTGATATTGGTCGCAATCAGCTGATGAGTAATTTTGGTCGAGCAGTGAAGCAGGCCAAAGTGATGCAAATGTTGCAATCTGGCTCCGTTTCTCATCAAGAGTTTATTGATGCAGAAGTTGGCTCAACTGTTTTAAAAACGCTGCAAGACAAAGGTTGGATAGAATCACTAGAAACGCTGCCGAAAATAAAACACTGGCCCAGCGCTGTAGAGTCTGAGCAAGAGAAACCGACTCTCAACCAAGAACAAGCTATTGCTATAGCCGCCGTCAATAATGTCGAAGGGTTCGCCTGTTATTTACTTGATGGTGTGACTGGTTCAGGCAAAACTGAGGTATATCTTAATTTAATTACGCCAGTATTAGAGCGTGGTGAGCAGGCTCTGGTACTTGTGCCAGAAATCGGTTTAACCCCACAAACCATTCAGCGTTTTGAAAGTCGGTTTAATGTGCCTGTTGAAGTCATTCATTCGGGTCTAAATGAATCAGAGCGTCTTAACGCTTGGCTATCCGCTAGAGATAAAGCAGCAGGAATCGTCATTGGTACTCGATCTGCGGTTTTTACTCCGTTTGAACATTTGGGCATCATCATAGTGGATGAAGAACATGATGCTTCTTACAAACAGCAAGACACACTCAGATATCATGCCCGAGATGTGGCCATTATGCGTGCGCACAAAGAGCGCATCCCAATTGTGTTGGGCTCAGCCACGCCAGCACTGGAAACAATACATAATGCGTTGAGCGGAAAATATCACCATTTACAGCTGACGAAACGCGCTGGTAACGCTACACCAACAACCAACAAAGTTTTGGATATAAAAGGCTTATATCTCGAAAGTGGTTTGTCAGCGCCATTGATCGCTGAAATGAGACAGCACTTAGAAGCTGGAAATCAGGTTTTATTGTTTTTGAATAGGCGAGGATTTTCACCGGCCTTGATGTGCCATGAATGTGGTTGGTTGGCCGAATGCTATCGGTGTGAGAGTTACTACACCTACTATCAGAAAAACAACGAAATGTGTTGCCATCATTGCGGCTCCCGCAAGCCTGTAGTGAGACAGTGCCAGAGCTGTGGTTCATCCCATGTTGTGACTGTTGGGGTTGGAACCGAGCAGTTAGAGTCTCATTTAACGGATCTATTCCCTGAGTTTAAATCGATAAGAATAGATCGTGATAGTACGCGTAAGAAAGGGCAGTTGGAATCCGCTTTAGCTTCAATCCTAAAGGGTGAGTATCAGATATTAATTGGCACGCAAATGTTAGCCAAAGGTCACCACTTCCCGAATGTTACTTTGGTCGCTCTGTTGGACGTTGATGGCGCTTTATATAGTAGTGACTTTAGAGCGTCAGAGCGCTTTGCTCAGTTGTATACCCAAGTGGCAGGTCGAGCCGGCCGAGCCAGCAAAAAAGGTGAAGTGGTTTTGCAAACTCATCATCCTGAACATTCTTTATTGCAAGGGCTGCTTAATAGCCCGTATGGGCAGTTTGGCAAAATGGTGTTGGGTGAGCGAAAAATGGCGCTCCTTCCACCATTTACTCACTTATCACTGCTTCGAGCAGAAGCAAACGATAGTGCTGTGGCCGAGTTATTTTTGCGCCAAGTAAGATTAACCTTGGAATCGAATCCTTTGTTTGATGAAACTTGTATGGTGCTGGGGCCAACGCCTTCACCCATAACCAAGAGGGCAGGCAAAGCTCGCTGGCAGATGATGTTGCAGACTTCCGAACGTAGCTTAATGCAGAAAATTCTTCTGAGCTCAAAGCCTGTCATTCAAACGCTTCCCGAGTCCAAGAAAGTGCGCTGGGGAATCGATAGAGATCCTCAAGATCTGAGCTAA
- the rpmE gene encoding 50S ribosomal protein L31: MKTGIHPEYKAVKATCSCGNSFEFNSTLGKDSIHLDVCDKCHPFYTGKQRIVDTGGRVDRFNKRFGALSSKK, from the coding sequence ATGAAAACTGGTATCCACCCAGAATACAAAGCTGTAAAAGCAACTTGCTCTTGCGGTAACTCTTTCGAGTTCAACTCTACTCTAGGCAAAGACTCAATCCACCTAGACGTATGTGACAAGTGTCACCCATTCTACACTGGTAAGCAACGTATCGTTGATACTGGCGGCCGTGTTGATCGCTTCAACAAGCGTTTCGGTGCACTATCTAGCAAGAAGTAA
- a CDS encoding pyridoxal phosphate-dependent decarboxylase family protein: MISADSLNAVQSGNQTQPEPSDFIFNQENLQAYEASLLQGLNLVKSRIEKTEKPFSGVLPKELASQFAQLDLELPLNSISDALQEVESLYLKDAIYFHHPKYMAHLNCPIVYPAILAEQILSSINSSLDTWDQSAGGTLIEQKLLDWTLGRIGYDRNADGIFTSGGTQSNLMAMLLARDSYCAKHGNHNVREQGLPHYGHKFRIFTSEISHFSIQKSAALLGLGYNAVVPVAVDEQFRMDIQALKSEISKTIEQGCIPLAVVATTGTTDFGSIDPVHPIAQLCQQHDIWMHVDAAYGCGTLVSAQNRHLLAGIEQADSVTVDYHKSFFQPVSCGAFFSKDKSKLSLITHHAEYLNPLSQKQEGTPNLVDKSLQTTRRFDSLKLWLTLRIMGADKIGAIFDQVIDLAKQSHQRYQADKHIELLHQPELSTLVFRFIPLHPTTNEETDKANEFIRKAIFRSGEAVIASTQVKGKRYLKFTLLNPATQIDHVSEVIELIKQLGQQYFSSIHQQHQEEHFQSNAVCMESL, encoded by the coding sequence ATGATAAGTGCTGATTCGCTCAACGCAGTACAGTCTGGCAATCAAACGCAGCCAGAACCCAGTGATTTTATTTTTAACCAAGAAAACCTTCAGGCTTATGAAGCCAGCCTGCTTCAAGGCCTAAATCTAGTCAAAAGCCGCATAGAAAAAACAGAGAAGCCGTTTAGCGGCGTTCTGCCAAAAGAACTCGCAAGCCAGTTTGCTCAGTTAGATCTCGAGCTACCATTAAATTCCATATCAGACGCACTGCAAGAAGTAGAATCGCTCTACCTTAAAGACGCTATCTACTTCCACCACCCTAAATACATGGCGCATTTGAATTGCCCCATCGTATATCCTGCGATTTTGGCAGAGCAGATCCTATCGTCGATCAACTCCTCTCTTGATACATGGGATCAAAGTGCAGGTGGCACTCTCATTGAACAAAAGCTACTCGATTGGACGTTAGGCAGAATCGGATATGACCGCAATGCAGACGGTATTTTCACGAGTGGTGGAACGCAATCTAACCTGATGGCAATGTTACTCGCTCGAGACAGCTATTGTGCAAAACATGGTAACCATAACGTCCGTGAGCAAGGGTTGCCTCACTATGGTCATAAGTTTCGTATCTTCACTTCAGAGATAAGCCACTTTAGCATTCAAAAATCTGCAGCTTTGCTTGGGCTAGGATATAACGCTGTTGTGCCTGTTGCTGTAGATGAACAATTCAGAATGGATATCCAAGCGCTCAAAAGTGAAATTAGCAAAACCATTGAGCAAGGGTGTATTCCACTAGCAGTGGTGGCAACAACTGGAACCACCGATTTTGGCAGTATCGATCCTGTCCATCCAATCGCACAGCTATGCCAACAGCATGATATTTGGATGCACGTTGATGCCGCTTATGGTTGCGGCACCTTGGTATCAGCGCAAAATCGACACCTTTTAGCTGGTATAGAGCAAGCCGATTCCGTTACCGTCGATTATCACAAGTCTTTCTTCCAACCTGTTAGCTGTGGCGCTTTCTTCAGTAAAGACAAGTCGAAACTCAGCCTTATAACCCATCATGCAGAATACTTAAATCCTCTCAGCCAAAAGCAAGAAGGCACACCCAACTTAGTCGACAAAAGCTTACAAACTACCCGACGCTTTGACTCATTGAAACTGTGGCTAACGTTAAGAATCATGGGCGCTGATAAGATTGGAGCTATTTTTGACCAAGTAATTGATCTAGCTAAGCAAAGCCATCAACGCTACCAAGCTGACAAACACATTGAGCTACTTCATCAGCCAGAGCTCAGCACACTCGTATTCCGCTTTATTCCACTTCACCCGACCACCAACGAAGAAACTGACAAAGCGAACGAGTTTATTCGCAAAGCTATATTCCGCAGCGGAGAAGCAGTTATCGCAAGTACGCAAGTAAAGGGTAAACGTTATTTGAAGTTCACATTGCTCAATCCTGCTACCCAAATTGACCACGTTTCTGAGGTAATTGAGCTCATAAAACAGCTGGGTCAACAATACTTTTCGTCAATACATCAACAACACCAAGAAGAACATTTTCAATCTAACGCAGTTTGCATGGAGTCTCTGTAA
- a CDS encoding lysine N(6)-hydroxylase/L-ornithine N(5)-oxygenase family protein yields the protein MNNPVYDFIAIGLGPFNLGLAALTHTLDDVNGLFLDKNEGFDWHPGMMLESAHLQTPFMSDLVTLADPTHPLSFLNYIKQQGRLYSFYIRESFFLMRKEYNQYCQWATQRMPEIRFKHNVTLVSYDKSTDLYQVEAEDLTTNSTVTYQCRHIVLGTGPAAYVPEACREYMDKMTHTSNYLFNKEKLQKNKSITIVGGGQSAAEIYYDLLQDIDSKDYQLNWVTRSPRFFPLEYSKLTLEMTSPEYVDYFYHLPPAKRDQLIAKQKHLYKGINASLINDIFDLLYIKRLSGDVNTRLMTNTTLEQISRANNQFTLGLHQHEQDASFKLDTEGLILATGYVYQLPDFLAGINSEIQWDKQGRFDVNRNYSIDKQGKRIFVQNAELHTHGFVTPDLGMACYRNSILIKEITGVEHYPIEKRIAFQEFAAPNLEGALATI from the coding sequence ATGAATAATCCCGTTTACGATTTTATTGCCATTGGTTTAGGGCCTTTCAACCTTGGATTAGCGGCATTAACGCATACATTGGACGACGTAAATGGTCTATTCCTAGATAAGAATGAAGGTTTTGATTGGCATCCGGGAATGATGCTAGAAAGTGCCCATTTGCAAACACCCTTTATGTCGGATTTAGTTACCTTAGCGGACCCAACTCACCCACTGAGTTTTCTTAACTACATCAAACAACAAGGCAGATTGTACTCGTTTTATATCCGAGAAAGCTTTTTCTTAATGCGCAAGGAATACAACCAATATTGCCAATGGGCAACCCAGCGGATGCCAGAAATACGCTTTAAGCACAACGTGACTTTGGTTAGCTACGACAAATCCACAGATCTCTACCAAGTTGAAGCGGAAGATCTCACAACAAATAGTACTGTCACTTACCAATGCCGACATATAGTGTTGGGTACAGGCCCTGCTGCTTATGTTCCAGAAGCGTGCAGAGAATACATGGACAAAATGACTCATACCTCTAACTACTTATTTAATAAAGAAAAGCTACAGAAAAACAAGTCGATCACTATTGTCGGAGGAGGGCAAAGTGCGGCTGAGATTTATTATGACTTGCTACAAGATATTGACAGCAAAGATTACCAACTGAATTGGGTGACTCGCTCACCACGTTTCTTTCCTCTCGAGTACAGTAAACTCACGTTAGAAATGACCTCTCCAGAGTATGTCGACTATTTCTATCACCTACCACCAGCTAAGCGCGACCAGTTGATCGCAAAACAAAAGCATCTGTACAAAGGCATCAATGCTAGTCTTATCAATGACATTTTTGATCTGCTTTACATAAAAAGACTGTCTGGAGACGTCAATACTCGGCTAATGACAAACACCACGTTAGAGCAAATCTCACGTGCAAATAATCAATTCACTTTAGGGCTACATCAACACGAGCAAGACGCTTCATTTAAGCTTGATACAGAAGGGCTCATTTTAGCGACTGGCTATGTCTATCAACTTCCTGACTTTCTTGCCGGAATTAACTCAGAAATTCAATGGGACAAACAGGGTCGTTTTGACGTAAACCGCAACTACAGTATCGACAAGCAAGGTAAACGTATCTTTGTGCAAAATGCCGAACTGCATACCCACGGATTTGTCACCCCCGACCTCGGAATGGCGTGTTATCGCAACTCAATATTGATCAAAGAGATCACAGGAGTGGAACACTACCCAATCGAGAAGCGCATTGCATTCCAAGAGTTTGCTGCGCCAAACCTTGAAGGGGCACTTGCGACAATATGA
- a CDS encoding MFS transporter — MRSLKYSLIVLTLVSVVADSMLLPFYSQFFAQAFDSHSSQLVGYYIAASCFTVIVSFPVWAKVAKKINELHLWIYTQIIAGALGLACYYSSSLLQFWLLSQLMLVFKASYLLIYPFVIRLEEKDKHMNMVSLFSVLMHFGAIGGALLGGVILQMFSAKDAYLVMPISDAIQVLVCLFIIFKLQVPFWAEQQTTDKPCVISPEHKKFILNLGIVSMLFYFSTFLIRPFFSRYWEFVSSFDNDIVSGIIYSIPGWVALIGLWVNSRAKTSSKHSHHIVAAMLIGIAGLLIQGAQQEWLVIVGRCIFGWGLFQVTVRLEVFMFANSTPDKYASDFSRVYLFQNIGVIAASFAVGYIVDHSPLVTTFFIAAIGLSTSLAYFAFAFRDKFRLPSANIQEAS; from the coding sequence ATGAGAAGCCTCAAATATTCTCTGATAGTGCTTACTTTGGTCTCTGTTGTGGCAGATTCCATGCTACTCCCCTTTTACTCACAGTTTTTTGCTCAAGCTTTTGATAGCCATTCTTCACAGCTTGTTGGTTATTACATCGCTGCAAGCTGTTTTACCGTAATTGTGAGTTTTCCTGTTTGGGCAAAGGTAGCTAAAAAGATCAACGAATTGCATTTGTGGATTTACACACAAATCATCGCTGGCGCACTTGGCCTGGCTTGTTATTACAGCAGCTCGCTTTTGCAATTTTGGTTACTGTCGCAGCTCATGTTGGTGTTCAAAGCAAGCTATCTGTTGATTTATCCATTTGTGATTCGACTTGAAGAAAAAGATAAACACATGAACATGGTGAGTCTTTTCTCTGTTTTGATGCACTTTGGAGCGATTGGTGGCGCATTATTGGGCGGCGTCATTTTGCAAATGTTTAGCGCAAAAGATGCCTATCTCGTTATGCCTATCAGTGATGCCATTCAGGTGCTTGTCTGCTTATTTATTATCTTTAAGCTGCAAGTCCCATTCTGGGCAGAGCAACAAACAACTGACAAACCTTGCGTGATATCACCAGAGCACAAAAAGTTCATTCTCAACCTCGGCATTGTCTCGATGTTGTTCTACTTTAGTACCTTCTTGATACGCCCATTCTTCTCTCGATATTGGGAGTTTGTTTCTAGTTTCGACAATGACATTGTTTCCGGGATTATCTACTCGATTCCGGGCTGGGTAGCCTTGATCGGATTGTGGGTTAACAGCAGAGCAAAAACGTCCAGCAAGCATAGCCATCATATCGTAGCAGCAATGCTCATCGGCATTGCCGGCTTACTCATTCAAGGCGCACAGCAAGAATGGCTAGTCATTGTTGGTCGCTGCATTTTTGGTTGGGGACTATTCCAAGTAACAGTCCGACTAGAAGTGTTCATGTTTGCCAACTCCACACCTGACAAATACGCAAGTGACTTCTCACGTGTGTATTTATTCCAAAACATAGGCGTTATCGCCGCTTCATTTGCCGTTGGTTACATAGTAGACCACAGCCCACTTGTCACTACATTCTTCATCGCCGCCATTGGGCTATCGACAAGCCTTGCATATTTTGCATTCGCATTTAGAGATAAGTTCCGTTTACCTTCGGCCAATATACAGGAGGCCTCATGA
- a CDS encoding GNAT family N-acetyltransferase — protein MTSVFTTHDKLIGDISFEPLNLEKHITQVHCWATTPHASFWQMQGYDRQQVFEFYSDLEQGEHTDSYIGTVNGEPCFLVEIYDPKLDQVGKHYDVQLGDKGMHILIAPSENPRSGFTYAVFKSVLHFMFSDSSIKRIVVEPDHRNHKIHQLNKKAGFQHIKYIQMGEKLANLAFCTKQKFYNALALENEKHEMDIQKNPELAVSSINSQTWDKVNRLHIRKCLAELSHERILQPEQVSQDGEWSVFILSPNDGQTEYSFKAKRLELEHWLIDSKSIKKQTDGKDVNLDSVSFIIEFAASLQIPQNLLPTYLEEITSTLYSAAYKESKSWLSSEELLEADFQQVEAAMSEGHPAFIANNGRIGFDAQDFAHFAPEAGKPISLIWLAGHKSRTEFSHSPEISYESLMQQEIDITTRQAFADKIIAKGQAPEDYTLIPVHPWQWFNKLANVYAPDIATNHLICLGYSDDSYQAQQSIRTFFNRSNPEKYYVKTALSVLNMGFMRGLSSYYMRTTPAINDWVHSLVQHDQYLQSKGFQILREIAATGYRNPYYEHEALKDNPYKKMLAALWRESPVSRLQPNQRLMTMASLLHVDPNNTAMLPTLIKASELSTKAWLEKYLDAYLSPLLHCYYQHSLVFMPHGENLILIFENHVPVKAIMKDIGEEIYLLNSDIELPECVERISIQVPQEEETLSFHTDVFDCFFRYMSAILVEHSDFSENEFWLLVANCIQQYQAQNPHLQDKYEKHDLFSSDFAHSCLNRLQLANNQQMVDLTDPASSLKFAGRLNNPIAKFTKQTAESEVESPEQNIEA, from the coding sequence ATGACATCTGTATTCACTACGCACGACAAGCTGATAGGCGACATCAGCTTCGAGCCACTAAATCTAGAAAAACACATAACGCAAGTACACTGTTGGGCGACAACACCTCATGCGTCATTTTGGCAAATGCAAGGATATGACCGTCAGCAAGTCTTCGAGTTTTACAGCGATTTAGAACAAGGCGAACACACTGACAGCTACATTGGTACTGTGAATGGCGAGCCATGCTTCCTAGTAGAGATTTATGATCCGAAACTCGACCAAGTCGGCAAGCATTATGATGTGCAACTTGGTGACAAAGGAATGCACATACTGATTGCTCCATCAGAAAATCCAAGATCAGGGTTTACCTATGCGGTCTTTAAATCAGTACTGCATTTTATGTTCAGTGACTCAAGTATCAAACGCATTGTTGTCGAGCCGGACCATCGCAATCACAAAATCCACCAGCTCAACAAGAAAGCCGGCTTTCAACATATTAAATACATTCAAATGGGTGAGAAGCTCGCAAACCTTGCCTTTTGCACCAAACAGAAGTTTTACAACGCATTAGCTTTAGAAAACGAGAAACACGAAATGGACATTCAGAAAAACCCTGAGCTCGCCGTATCCTCAATCAACAGCCAAACTTGGGACAAAGTAAATCGCCTTCATATCAGAAAATGTCTTGCAGAACTGAGCCACGAAAGGATATTGCAACCAGAACAAGTTTCTCAAGATGGCGAATGGAGTGTTTTTATACTCTCGCCCAATGATGGGCAAACAGAGTATTCATTCAAAGCCAAGAGGCTTGAGCTAGAACACTGGCTTATTGATAGCAAGTCCATTAAAAAACAAACTGATGGAAAAGACGTAAACCTAGATTCAGTGAGCTTTATTATTGAGTTTGCAGCGTCACTGCAAATTCCTCAAAATCTTCTGCCAACTTACTTAGAAGAGATCACCAGCACGCTATATTCTGCGGCCTACAAAGAAAGTAAATCATGGCTAAGCTCAGAAGAGTTACTTGAAGCCGATTTTCAACAAGTGGAAGCGGCAATGAGTGAAGGTCATCCAGCCTTTATTGCTAACAATGGTCGAATTGGTTTCGACGCGCAAGATTTTGCTCACTTTGCACCAGAAGCTGGAAAGCCTATATCACTCATTTGGCTTGCAGGGCATAAAAGCCGCACGGAGTTCTCGCACAGTCCAGAGATTAGTTATGAATCTTTGATGCAACAAGAGATCGATATTACGACTCGCCAAGCCTTTGCAGACAAAATTATAGCCAAAGGCCAAGCCCCTGAAGACTACACGCTAATTCCAGTTCACCCGTGGCAATGGTTTAACAAGCTTGCCAATGTTTACGCGCCGGATATCGCTACCAATCACCTAATATGCTTAGGCTATAGCGACGATAGCTATCAGGCACAGCAGTCTATCCGTACCTTCTTCAATCGTAGTAACCCTGAAAAGTACTATGTGAAAACCGCGCTATCGGTTCTCAATATGGGCTTTATGCGCGGACTCTCTTCTTACTACATGCGCACCACACCAGCAATCAATGATTGGGTGCACTCTTTAGTACAACATGATCAATATCTGCAGAGCAAAGGCTTTCAGATCCTAAGAGAAATCGCTGCAACAGGCTATCGTAATCCATACTACGAGCACGAAGCTCTCAAAGATAACCCTTACAAAAAAATGCTGGCAGCTTTATGGCGTGAAAGCCCAGTCAGCCGATTACAGCCGAATCAGCGTTTGATGACTATGGCGTCACTGCTACACGTTGATCCAAATAATACTGCTATGCTGCCAACGCTAATAAAAGCATCCGAATTATCAACAAAAGCATGGCTAGAGAAGTATTTGGATGCCTACCTATCGCCATTGCTACACTGCTATTACCAACACAGCTTGGTATTTATGCCTCATGGCGAGAACCTCATATTAATCTTTGAAAACCACGTCCCGGTAAAAGCCATCATGAAGGACATTGGCGAGGAGATTTACTTACTCAACTCCGATATCGAGCTACCGGAATGTGTAGAACGTATTTCAATACAAGTCCCACAAGAAGAGGAAACGCTATCTTTTCATACTGACGTATTTGATTGTTTTTTCCGCTACATGAGTGCCATTTTGGTTGAACACAGCGACTTCTCAGAGAACGAGTTTTGGCTATTAGTAGCAAACTGCATTCAACAGTACCAAGCCCAAAATCCTCACTTACAAGATAAATACGAAAAACATGATTTGTTCTCGTCCGACTTTGCTCATTCTTGCTTAAACCGGTTGCAACTGGCTAACAATCAGCAAATGGTTGACTTAACGGATCCTGCCAGCAGCTTGAAGTTTGCTGGGAGGCTGAACAACCCAATAGCCAAGTTCACTAAGCAAACGGCTGAAAGTGAAGTGGAATCACCTGAGCAGAACATTGAGGCATAA